A genome region from Flavobacterium sp. CFS9 includes the following:
- a CDS encoding LytR/AlgR family response regulator transcription factor — translation MSKIRTLVIEDEPAIRKELQWLVSQEESLKLEAMTGSVKESLQIIKNTELDLVLMDIQLTDGTAFDILNQLDQISFHIIFITAYNHFAIKAIKYGALDYLLKPIDSDEFSVAIQKVKKVKQVDYQGQISVLKEFNAVKNIDMSSSICITSLDCIQIIRLNEIIYLSGEGSYTQIHLESNKIVTASKPLKYYEEILPDDFFIKTHQSYIVNKNFIDKYMKTGIIIMKNTAEIPVATRRKEFVIDHLNSVR, via the coding sequence ATGAGCAAAATACGAACCTTAGTTATAGAAGACGAACCGGCGATACGAAAAGAACTGCAATGGTTGGTTTCACAAGAAGAATCTTTAAAGTTAGAAGCTATGACAGGCTCGGTAAAAGAGTCATTGCAGATTATAAAAAACACAGAACTTGATTTAGTTTTGATGGATATTCAACTGACAGATGGTACGGCTTTCGATATATTGAATCAACTAGACCAGATTTCTTTTCATATTATTTTTATCACCGCTTACAATCATTTTGCCATAAAAGCCATTAAGTATGGCGCGCTGGACTATCTTTTAAAACCCATTGACAGTGATGAATTTTCGGTTGCAATTCAAAAAGTCAAGAAAGTAAAACAAGTTGATTATCAAGGTCAGATTAGTGTTTTGAAAGAATTTAACGCCGTAAAAAACATTGATATGAGTTCAAGTATTTGTATCACTTCTTTAGATTGCATACAGATAATTCGCCTGAATGAAATTATATATCTCTCAGGCGAAGGTTCTTATACCCAAATTCATTTGGAAAGTAATAAAATTGTAACTGCTTCGAAACCTTTAAAATACTACGAAGAGATTCTGCCGGATGACTTTTTTATAAAAACACATCAATCTTATATTGTGAATAAAAATTTTATTGACAAATACATGAAAACAGGTATAATAATAATGAAAAATACTGCTGAAATTCCTGTCGCAACCCGTAGAAAAGAGTTTGTGATTGATCATTTAAATTCTGTGAGATAA
- a CDS encoding sensor histidine kinase, translating into MNKIVFFALILLVSCQQKSKKELPHPEKMLEKLMVMSDSLDQNPKIDKLVFWSGKLKEKDFSKTSSALAFIHYNLAKNLAKSNIDSAKNHINIALNIIEKEKGFNALKFTIYNGAGLISEHEGKFYQSVYYFNQSAAIIMNDDSLQCKPMAKVICLLNAAQDNNKISQYPKSVEQNQLALKILKKLPEDNFKYNFRAYSQLFTACEESEIYKRDSLLFYIKKLENISVQTNDPMQIRFTNEHIAHYYLLSDQFDKAIQHYNLVKEYDAEVVSEEPEKPIAIKNLYTTLSNLIDLYVQTKQFSEANGLIKEADTIEKQHFQILSYYEKCLNKKAKMHFYLAKGDNLKAQNEVNQVLELKDNILRNSGIQATEEMATIYELQAKDKSIYGLNKTIDTTTNRLERNKLLLLVVGLLALLAVSWVLLLYFFQRQRRQKQEKEKILLQQQLLRTQMEPHFIFNTLSALQSFIRFDEKEKSIKYLSQFSKLLRSSLELSRKNDVPLNQEIEAIENYLSLQQMRFEYTFAYELIIPDTDTSALLIPPMLIQPFVENAIIHGIGNLSDKGFIKLEIVAKENQLLVKIKDNGKGYQDKSNLEMNHQSLSGAIARERLEILARENKIKTNIEIVSNENGTIVLLTLPIKKPEVV; encoded by the coding sequence ATGAATAAAATAGTATTCTTTGCACTGATTTTATTAGTTTCCTGTCAGCAGAAATCCAAAAAAGAGTTGCCTCATCCGGAGAAAATGCTGGAAAAATTAATGGTAATGAGTGATAGTCTGGATCAAAATCCGAAAATTGATAAACTTGTTTTTTGGTCGGGTAAGCTCAAAGAAAAAGATTTCTCAAAAACAAGTTCGGCTTTAGCGTTCATACATTACAATTTGGCTAAGAATCTGGCCAAAAGTAATATCGACAGTGCCAAGAATCATATCAATATTGCTTTAAATATAATCGAAAAAGAAAAAGGCTTCAATGCGCTTAAATTTACGATTTACAACGGTGCCGGATTAATTTCAGAGCACGAAGGCAAGTTCTACCAATCGGTTTATTATTTTAATCAATCGGCGGCGATTATTATGAATGATGATTCGCTGCAATGCAAGCCAATGGCAAAAGTGATTTGCTTGCTCAATGCGGCTCAGGACAATAACAAAATCAGTCAATATCCAAAATCGGTTGAGCAAAACCAATTGGCATTAAAAATTTTAAAAAAACTGCCCGAAGATAATTTTAAGTACAATTTCAGAGCTTATTCGCAATTGTTTACGGCCTGTGAAGAAAGTGAAATTTACAAAAGAGATTCGCTTTTATTTTATATTAAAAAACTGGAAAATATTTCAGTGCAAACGAATGATCCGATGCAAATTAGATTTACTAATGAGCATATAGCACATTATTATTTGCTAAGCGATCAGTTCGATAAAGCGATACAGCATTACAATTTGGTAAAAGAATATGATGCAGAGGTCGTATCCGAAGAGCCCGAAAAACCAATTGCAATAAAAAATCTGTATACGACTTTGTCGAATCTTATCGATTTGTACGTACAAACCAAACAGTTTTCTGAAGCAAACGGTTTAATTAAAGAGGCTGATACAATTGAAAAGCAACATTTTCAAATCTTGTCGTATTATGAAAAATGTCTGAATAAAAAGGCTAAAATGCACTTTTATTTGGCTAAAGGCGATAATCTTAAAGCGCAAAACGAAGTAAATCAGGTATTAGAACTAAAAGATAATATTCTTAGAAATTCGGGTATTCAGGCCACAGAAGAGATGGCAACGATTTACGAACTCCAAGCCAAAGACAAATCTATTTACGGATTGAATAAAACGATTGATACTACTACAAATCGTCTGGAACGCAATAAATTATTGTTGCTTGTTGTTGGATTATTGGCCCTTTTGGCGGTTTCGTGGGTGTTGTTGCTTTATTTTTTCCAACGACAAAGAAGACAAAAGCAGGAAAAAGAGAAAATTTTATTGCAACAGCAATTGCTGAGAACCCAAATGGAGCCGCATTTTATTTTCAACACTTTGTCGGCATTGCAAAGTTTTATCCGATTCGATGAGAAAGAAAAATCGATAAAATATTTAAGTCAGTTTAGTAAATTACTTCGAAGCAGTTTAGAATTAAGCCGAAAAAATGATGTTCCGCTCAATCAGGAGATTGAAGCAATAGAAAATTACCTGAGTTTACAGCAAATGCGTTTTGAATATACGTTTGCTTACGAACTAATAATTCCCGATACAGATACGTCGGCATTGTTAATTCCGCCAATGTTGATTCAACCTTTTGTTGAAAATGCCATCATTCACGGTATTGGTAACCTGTCTGATAAAGGATTTATAAAGTTGGAAATTGTTGCGAAGGAAAATCAATTGCTGGTAAAAATTAAAGATAATGGAAAAGGGTATCAGGATAAATCGAATTTAGAGATGAATCATCAATCTTTATCGGGAGCTATAGCCCGAGAACGTTTGGAGATTTTAGCCCGGGAAAATAAAATAAAAACCAATATAGAAATTGTTTCGAATGAGAACGGAACTATTGTTTTACTGACACTTCCTATAAAAAAACCAGAAGTAGTTTGA